The genomic segment CACCCCTGCTTTTAGTCCCTTCAAAAAGATTGAAATAATAAATGTTGCTCAAGTTTTCCCACTGAATAGCTCAGAGTGAGTGTAGAAGCATATACACACCATTATGGATGCAGTGATAAGAACTCTCCTCAGAACAAAACACCAAATTCTGCTGGCAGAAATGTTTACTCATTTAGTATTCCTTCATCGCTGCTTCCAGACATTAAAGGTAAATATCAAATTAAATCCAATCATCAGCTAAGTGACAAATGGCAGTTAGCCACAGAGAATGTGAGTCATCTACACCTTTACCCGATGTTTCCATCTGATAAAGGTGAAGTGAACTGCCAAAAACTCCACTTTGTCCAACATCCGCTTTAGATTGATTCGCTCCAACAGTGAGTCAATCTCcatcaaacatttttacagcctgATACAAAAAGCTGTCCTGGTCTCTGtagtttatttcaacattcgTGATAACTGTACATGTCATGAATTGTTATGTAACTCaggaatttagattttttttaaggataAAAATTTTGCATTAATTAAAGGTGAGGCAGCTTAGCCTAGAGGTATTTGCCTGGCCTGCCTCAGCGTCACTCACACTCCAcctttttgcccattttcggatAAGTTGGCGGTTAGGCAGAGTGTAGAACCAGAGCCAACACACTGACCTTCAAATGAGCTGCACAGAAAAGCAGTGGGTGACAACGACGTGCAAAGACGGGCGTCTTTTTATGAAATCTTTGCGTTTACCTTGGATGTGTTTTTACACATTGAGATGATGAGAACTTACCTTTCAGTTCATAACAGTTTTCTTTGGTTGTGTTGGGAACTGAAATAGTGCTAGCTGGTAGTTTTATGTCTGGATGGCCAAGAAGTCAACTGGGATTCTGGGGTTAGTGGCCTGTCGGACCCTGGCCAGCTCTTAATTTGAATTTTCGCTCTTTACCTATCAAGTTCATCTCTGGTGGCTACACCAATCCAAACACAAAAGATCTCAACTTAGCACCAACTTAGGAAATTAATTAACTATAAATATCTggtggccatctctcaattgtacagagtccttcaaaaaaatcctggatccagacggtgatccggatcacctccaaaatctaatcgattgttacttttgctcttccggacattctgtaaaaaatttggtgaaaatccgtccatgactttttgagttatgctgttaacagacaaacagacaaacaaacaaactccgatgattacataacctcctggcggaggtaattaaacaaatctaagcttaaattATTTCTTCAGAATCACTTTCTTCTACATGTCAAATTCTTCatgatgtcatgttgtgtgggtgtgtgaggttgtttttgtatttatttattgtcttctttgtttttaattcttgtgaagcactttgtgttgttctgcatgaaagtgctatacaaataaataaagtttaagtttaagtttaaaagtgaaaaataaagtgCTTGCACCAGAGATTTTTTTCGCTGAACTGCAGGCCATATTTTATTGGTCACACCTGAAtgcagaaattcaacttttgtttgtATTATGCTGCAtatgagacatttttgagttctctctacatCTTCatacaggactttatactgtTCTGAATGAAAAGCAAGGAGCAGAATAAAGAAACAGCTTTCAGAAGGTTAATAGTTTAAGCATATTACTAAGCGGAGGAAAAGAAACTAACAAGGCAACTTCCTAAAATGTAGAACAAAAGCCTTTTACCACATGATTCGTGGTTTACCACTCACCACACAACAGCACTATACTAACCAAGCTAATAAGGGTGAGGCCGCCTCCGGTTACTGgatgaaacagaacaaacaggaaaGCAGACGATTAATACACAGCTCAGTGAAACACAATGGCACGATGTTTAACGGAGCACAGCTGTGATAAGAAAACTCACTCCTTTGGGGATGGAAAGCGTGGTTTGTCGACATGAGGGTCACACATTACAGTGTTGGTGTTGCTTCTGTGGGAGAAGAAAAGAATCACACAAAGTCAGCTTTGGTCTGTTGCTTGTTGTTGCAGTAGAATCGTGTGATACAGTGGAAGGATCCAGATAAACACTCACAAATAGCCAACGCTGATGTTCGCAGTGTTGCCCTGGTGTCTGCAAAGGtgataaacatttaatttatattttctgaCAGCTTCAATTAATATCTGATATTTCATATAAAGTCATATAACAGAAAGatcaaaaaaaatgttaccTTGAAAATCTGCTCCAGAATGACTTCCTATAAGAGGACAACCAATTAAATATGAAACTGCTGAACAGGAATGTTAACAGTAGGAATGATCAAATCCAATTTACCTTGGCGACCTCTCATTGCGCCATTCAACGCGATCATCCTGTGCTCTCCTAAAAAAAGGTAGCGTTATATACATAAGGCATGTaattaaaagtaaatgtttACATGCATTTAGGCTTTCTTACCGGTTAAATCGGCTCCACATGGACTTCCTGTTTGGAAAGAACATGATTATTTGCAAGTATGGTACCACTGCATTTGACCAAAAGAAGCTGGCAGTCTGATGACGTACCGTTTTTCTGGCCTCGGaggtctctccctctcttcagGGAATCTCCTAGAcaattttagatcatttttcaAAAGTAAGACAAGGTTTAAAAAAAGGCTATATGCAGAATGTAGCTCACCAGATGCAATTTGTAATGAAGCTTACCTTGACAATCTGTCCCACAGTGACCTCCTGTGAAAACAACAGAGGCTGATATTTACTTTTAAATAACTCGAATTCTTAGAAAACACCTTCAGGAGAGCCGAGTTTGTTGTAATAAACTGTAATTTCTGAGACACGAGAGCTCctgactgaaatatttcaccGTTATGCACGTTTAGATTTAAATACATGCCTTTTCTCTGGTCGAGGCGGTGGTGTCagcacatcagtgtgtttcctgggggaaaaaaatgtgctgttaatacatatttttaactCTAAAGTCAAAGTAAGCTAATAAATCTTTCTAAAAATAGACAAGCATCATTTCATTTGATACTACAAATGtaatgacacattttaaattgaaacaagTTTGCTCTACCTTTTCTTGCACATGAACACTCCAGACACTACAGCTAAGGTGATGATGATCAAGACTACAAGTGAGACTGGAACAGACACTGGAAGAGAACTTCTCAGCTGGTGCATCAGTGATCCTGGATATGCAGGAATGGAACAATTTAGGTCCATGCAAGtataataaaagaacaaaacaaaacaggcaacTGAGTGTTTGACATGCTAGATCAAGTGTGTGCTCTAACCTTTCACATTCAGCTTCACTGTGCCTGCTTGTTGCTTGTCACGCCAAAAGGTGGCAGTACAGGTCAGGCTTCTGACTCCGTCTCCTGGAGCGACCATGAAAGTAATGGTGGATTTGGTCTCCCAGATGCCTCGCGATCTCAGGGTGTGTGAAATCTCACTGCTGAGGTCTGGGACACTCCATGAGAAGACGGGGGGGTGCGACGGACACGTGTGTGCAACAGAACATGAGACAGTTACAGTTGAACCAGCATCCACTTCTGCTGGAACTGAGGTCATCACTGGCTTTTCTGGGGAAGCTGAGTATGGAAGACACAGAGCAGAGTCTTGATATACATCgaaaaaaaataaccataaaacaGACGAATTGCGTGGCACATACGAATAATCGAAATCCAAACCTTTCATGACAATAAACACACAGCTGTTGTTGAATCTGTATTTGTCATGACCTCTCTCTGCGTGGAAGCAGAAGGGCCCGTTGTCAAAGGGTTTGATGTCATCGATCTCCAGTGAGCAGTTCCCTTCATTCAGATCACCCAGTATTTTGGTTCGGCCCTTAAAGTGGTCAATGACATTGCTCTGGCCATTATGGAAGACAATGCCCCCCGTCTTTTTGGACCAGATGCCACGGGTCAGAGGGATGTCCTCTTCATACTGGAAACTGCAGGGAATCACCACACAGGAGCGGGTCAGGGCACTGAATCTGAAGGGGACGTCAGCAGCCAGAACATGGAACGctgcaaagagagagaaaagctaCAACTTGATGCCAAAGCCAATCGTCTAACGTGAAAAAATGGAGAGTTTTGAGAGAAGAGCACCCACTGTCATTTTCATGAGGATCTTCAACTGGTTTCACgtattctgaggaaaaaaatgacagctgGCGATTAATTATATCATTAAACGTTATCTAATCATTACAGTTTGATATGTTGGGATAATTCTTATTCACTTCCTGGAGAGTCAGATGACAGTTAGACTGAAGCAGCAGCTCAACAGCTCACAACTGAACACGTTTTATCCAAAAAGTTTACGAAAAGACAActtttatggggtttttctgtGTGGGTAGAACAGGTACTATTTAAGCCGGACTTATGGTCTCTCCACACTGTACGTAACATGGTTGGTTACCTTCAAAAACCCACATTTTTGACGTCAAGAGAGCAGCTGTCTGTGTCGCTTATGAAGCGTAACTTTCCAAAACCAACTAGGCGTCAATTACACCCACTTCACACCTTCAATAGGCAGCTGTGTGAAGATGTATTAGAAGAGATGAGCCGTACATTTCTCATTGACACCCtcttttttctacttatttttgACTGTGTGAACATTGTACAATCACGTTTAAGAGAAGCTCAGTTCCTTTAACTGTTTCGCAGCACAAAGCAACGGACACCACATTTATAAAGCATGCAATTTAGATTTAATTATTCCAAAATGTTATTCCTATTAATAGGATTCTGAATAAATAGAAGCCATACTAAAAGTAGTTACAGATTTGGGCAGCACAGAGGGAAAGGTTTGTTTTACTTCTTCTGTTGGGTTGGTTTCAAGGAAATTTGGTTTTCCTTTCTGGCGTTTGACTTGAATTGAGTTTAGTTCTTGGTATTacagccaaaaataaataaaacatgctgtAATCTTTATTAAAGTAATGAATCACACTTGTGCATGAGTCATACAGCTAAATGTTATGCATAACTGATAATGAAAATACTAAGAAATAGGAATTCAGGAACTGAGAAACTGTGCCCCAAAATTTTACAAAGAGCAGTCACTTCGCACATTGACAGTTTTCATGTCTTTAAAATATCTCTTTTAAAAGACTGTTGTAGCCCATCTCCtagtctttctctttctctacaACAGCCAGCTTTTGGTATATCTATTGTACTTGGCTTTAAACACAATTGATTTTCAGTGTCAACAGGCAAGACCTTGAAAACTACTTTGGGAGTCCATAACTCAGCCCTCAGTGAGCTTGAGAAGGTAGATTTTGTTACTATTGGACAGATCCAGGCTTCTTGCCTCATCTTCTTTCAAgcctttgtgctaagctaagctaactatcTTCATATGTATCAGATAGATATGAGAGTTCTGTCAACGTACCTCTCTATCAGAAAACTAATAAGCATATCTTATCATCTAAAGCATCAACCTAATAACTGTGTGTGACAAAACTCACTTTTTATATGGAGAGTTGCAGAGTCGGAGGTCTCCCCAGTTCTAAACTGAGCAGTGCATGTCAAAGATTTACCATCATCCCCCAGAGCACCAATAAAGGTCAAATTTGACACCGTGTTGTACGTATCTCTGGAGatcattttggtttttaatGAACTCTGCATGTCTTCGTAGTTCCACACGATGGCTGGTTTATTCTTCTTGCACTTGTAGGAAACGGCACAAATGACACTCTTAGCTACACCCTCTATGGTCTTGCTGGGCGGTTCGGTCATCTTGATTTCTTCATACGGACCTGAGCAGAAATGTGACAGTAAAGATGAAAGCAAAGGGGCATTTTATTCCACTGACCATTGTATTAGGTACAGCTGTTCAACTGCTAGCTGTCATGATTATcgaatcagccaatcacatggcagcAACAAATTGTATTCAGGCATGTAGATTTTGAGATACCAGATGTGCCTGTCTGGCTATTTTAGAAACTgtctgatctactgggattttcatgCACAGCCATCTCTAGGGTTCACAGAGAATggtccaaaaaagagaaaatatctagtgaggaaatgaatgagaagaatCATCAAAAACTGATTTCTTTAACCTGACAATGAGTCAACTGCACTAAAATGGcttccacagtcaccagatctcaatccaatatAGCACCTTTCTGATGTTGCGGAAAAGGCGATTCATATAATGGACTGAATGGACAAATCTGGGGCAACTGAGTGATGTCATCTTCAATATggatctctgaggaatgtttcgaggaagaggaagagtaGATCTGAAGGCAAcaagagggtccaatccaggaCTAGCAGTCTGCACCTAATAAGATGGTCTATAGTAAATACACACGAACACAACTCATATTGTACTCACATTCAACATTCAGTTGGCGCTCACTTGAGGCTTTCTGACCACCTGGGTAGGATACATCGCACTTGACACTCTGATGCTCTTCTTCTACAGTCCAGGTTCGTGCCACCGTTCTTTCCCACATCCCTTCAGATACCAGAGTGTCCACAGTCTGGTCTGTTCCAGGTATACCACTGAGGGTGAGGGTGGGAGGAGCAGACAAACATGTGTGACGCACACTGCAGGACACTCTGCTCTCTTCTCCCACCCTGGGGATACCGATGATGCTCAGCTGTGGCTCCTGTGCATGATCTATGaaatcaaaagcaaaaataGAGAGCCAATGTGAAACTGTAATGTTTGGTTTCTGTTCCAGAGGTAAGAAAACCTCATATTAATGACTGCAAACACAGACTTGAGATAAATTCTTTCTCCACAGTAGCTCTTGTGGTATATCCTGATGTGCATTTGGATATGGAAAGAAAGCTCCCATTGGTCTTAGTGGGAGCTAAGACCAATGGGAGTTGGATAAATGCTTACCTGACACAATGAGCTGAGTGGTTTTGTCGTGAAATGAGTCGCCAGTGGTGTGGTAGGAAGTGATGAGGTTCTTATCTATCCATGGGTAGAGACGCTTCTGATTGTGTGACATTTCCAGCCTCTTGATCTTAAGACTACAATTCCTGTCACTCACAGATCCCATCAAGCTGGTTTCCCCTCTGAACTCACTAATAACATCATTTCCTCTTTGGTTGTATACCTCTGGGTACCCATTGCTCTGGTACAAATACCAGATAACTTGGAGGTCAGAAGGCTGGGAGGTACTGTAGGTGAATGTGCAAGGGATGATGATACATGAGCCTTTCATTCCTGCTACACTACCAGGAGTGGTGAATGACCAACCCCGAGAGAGCATATTCCCTGTAGAAAGAAGAAACATTCGAAGAAAAGTTGGTTGTCTTTTAGGGAAGTCATTAGTTGGCATCAAATTTCCTTTCTAGAGTTTGAGTTAAATTGAGTTAAGTTTGTGgtattttaaattaaagtaaTGAATCAAACAACAAGGATGGAAAATTTATGAATTATCCATGAATACTAAGAtactaaaaaaatagaaatttattCCAAAAATAGCAAACTGTCTGCCAAATTTTGACAAATCATGTTTTCACTTGAGCTTGCAATTTACACATTGACTAGTGGCAGTTTTCATGTCTATGAATCACCTCCTTTAAGAGACTGTGTGTAATTTTCACCTTTGTAAGCAATATCCTGTCTCCTTTCCTTTTCCTTCTCTACGACAGCCAGCATTTGAGTAGTAAAGCTGGTGCTAGTAATATATCTATTGTACTTGGCAAGGAACACAATTGATTTCCGATGTCATCTTCCAAGACACCTTAAAAACTACTCTGGGAGTCTATAACCCAGCACTTACTGACATTGAGAAggtgttttgttagtttttggcACAGCCAGGCTAGCTATTTTCTCTTGTTCCCAGTCTTTGCGCTAAGCTAAACTAGCTCGTGTCATATTTACCAGACAGATGTGAGAATGGTGTCAATCTATTCTAGCGCTCAACCAGAAAACTAATAAGCATATCTTTTAATCTAAAGCGTCAACCTAATAACTGTGTGTGACAAAACTCACTTTTTATGTGAAGAGTTGCAGAGTCGGAGGTCTCCCCAGTTCTAAACTGAGCAGTGCACGTCAAAGATTTACCATCATCCTCCAGAGCGCCAATAAAGGTCAAACTTGACACTGTTTTGTACGTATCTCTGGAGATCATACTGGTTTTTAATGAACTCTGCATGTCTTCGTAGTTCCACACGATGGTTGGTGTATTCCTCTTGCACTTGTAGGAAACGGCACAAACGACACTCTTTGCCACGCCCTGTGTGGCCTTGCCGGGCGGTTCAACCATTTTGATTTGCTCATATGGACCTGAGCAGAAATGTGAGAGTGAAGCTTAAGGCAAAGGAGCATCAGGAGTctaatttaaatacacactcacacacctcaCATTGTACTCACATTCAACATTCAGTTGGAGCTGACTCGAGGCTTTCTGACCACCTGGGTAGGTTACACTGCACTTGACACTCTGATGCTCTTCTTCTACAGTCCAGGTTCGTGCCACCGTTCTTTCCCACATCCCTTCAGATACCAGAGTGTCCACAATCTTGTCTGTTCCAGGTATACCACTGACGGTGAGGGTGGGAGGAGCAGACAAACATGTGTGACGCACACTGCAGGACACTCTGCTCTCTTCTCCCACCCTGGGGGTACCGATGATGCTCAGCTGTGGCTCCTGTGCATGATCTATGAAATCAAAGCAAGAACAGAGAGCCGGTGTGACTGGTTCTTATGGATGCTGTTCCACAAGTAAGAAAACCTCATATTTCTGACTGAAAATATGGCCATGGAACAGATTCTTTCTCCACAGTAGTTTTTGTGGATGCTTGTGTAGAGGCTTATGCGCATTTCGATATGGAAAGAAATCTCCTGGAACAcgcttatttttttcaaaaagactGACTTGAGCTGAATATATGCTTACCTGACACAATGAGCTGAGTGGTTTTGTCATAAAATGAGTGGCCAATGCTGTGGAAAGTAGTAATGTGGTTCTCATCTATCCATGGGTAGAGACGCTTCTGATTGTGTGACATTTCCAGCCTCTCGATCTTAAGGCTACAATTCCTGTCAGTCACGGATCCCATCAAGCTGGTTTTCCCTCTGAACTCACTAATAACATCATTTCCTCTTTGGTTGTATACCTCTGGGTACCCATTGCTCTGGTACAAATACCAGATAACTTGGAGGTCAGAAGGCTGGGAGGTACTGTAGGTGAATGTGCAAGGGATGATGATACATGAGCCTTTCATTCCCGCTACACTGCCAGGAGTGGTGAATGACCAGCCCCGAGAGAGCATATTCCCTGGAACAAGAAGAAAGCAAAGGTACTTGTCTTTTAGGCAAATCATTATTAATacctt from the Acanthochromis polyacanthus isolate Apoly-LR-REF ecotype Palm Island chromosome 12, KAUST_Apoly_ChrSc, whole genome shotgun sequence genome contains:
- the LOC110972124 gene encoding uncharacterized protein LOC110972124, whose protein sequence is MWERTVARTWTVEEEHQSVKCDVSYPGGQKASSERQLNVECPYEEIKMTEPPSKTIEGVAKSVICAVSYKCKKNKPAIVWNYEDMQSSLKTKMISRDTYNTVSNLTFIGALGDDGKSLTCTAQFRTGETSDSATLHIKKYVKPVEDPHENDTFHVLAADVPFRFSALTRSCVVIPCSFQYEEDIPLTRGIWSKKTGGIVFHNGQSNVIDHFKGRTKILGDLNEGNCSLEIDDIKPFDNGPFCFHAERGHDKYRFNNSCVFIVMKASPEKPVMTSVPAEVDAGSTVTVSCSVAHTCPSHPPVFSWSVPDLSSEISHTLRSRGIWETKSTITFMVAPGDGVRSLTCTATFWRDKQQAGTVKLNVKGSLMHQLRSSLPVSVPVSLVVLIIITLAVVSGVFMCKKRKHTDVLTPPPRPEKRRSLWDRLSRRFPEERERPPRPEKRKSMWSRFNRRAQDDRVEWRNERSPRKSFWSRFSRHQGNTANISVGYLSNTNTVMCDPHVDKPRFPSPKDNRRRPHPY